The DNA region CCGCCTGGGAGGTGGAGATCCCCCGGCCGCGGCGCATGGACTCCCCGGAGGTCGCGACGCTCAGCGCCTGCATCACCGACCGTCTGCGTGACGAGATCCGGCGCCATGGCAATCGCTAGGCTCGGAAACAACTCGCTCGAGTCGGGGCTCGACGCCCTCGCCCTGCCGGTCGGCGGCTCGCGCCGGGGCTGGGGGCGGATCGTCCGCGTCGTCGTGCCCAAGCTGGTGGCCGCCGCCTGCCTGCTCGGTGCGTGGCAGCTGGCCGTCCTCCTCCGGGTCTGGCCGAGCTACGTCATCCCCTCCCCCGGCGACGTCGGCCAGGCGTTCACCGATCAGGCCCGCGCCGGGACCATCGGCGAGGCGGTCGGGACCAGCCTGCGCCACGGCTTCGAGGGCTACGTGCTCGCGGTCCTCGTCGGCACCCCGCTGGGCCTGCTGATCGCTCGCGTGCGCACCGTGCGCTACGCCATCGGGTCGGCGATCGCCGCCCTCCAGAGCCTGCCGTCGGTGACCTGGGTACCGGTCGGCATCATCTGGTTCGGGCTGTCGCAGACCACCATCCTGTTCGTCGTGGTGATGGGAGCCTTCCCCTCGATCGCCGGCGGGATGGTCTCCGCCGTCGACAACATCCCCCCGCTCCTGCTCCGTGTCGGCGACGCCCTGGGAGCCCGCGGCCTGCCCCGATACCGCCACATCGTGCTGCCCGCGGCCCTGCCCGGCTACGTCGCCGGCCTCAAGCAGGCGTGGTCCTTCTCGTGGCGCTCGCTGATGGCGGCGGAGATCATCACCACCGGTCCGTCCCTGGGTGGCGTGGGGCTCGGACAGCTGCTCAATCAGGGACGGGACCTCAGCGACATGCGGCAGATGCTGATGGTGATCC from Candidatus Dormiibacterota bacterium includes:
- a CDS encoding ABC transporter ATP-binding protein — encoded protein: AWEVEIPRPRRMDSPEVATLSACITDRLRDEIRRHGNR
- a CDS encoding ABC transporter permease, whose amino-acid sequence is MAIARLGNNSLESGLDALALPVGGSRRGWGRIVRVVVPKLVAAACLLGAWQLAVLLRVWPSYVIPSPGDVGQAFTDQARAGTIGEAVGTSLRHGFEGYVLAVLVGTPLGLLIARVRTVRYAIGSAIAALQSLPSVTWVPVGIIWFGLSQTTILFVVVMGAFPSIAGGMVSAVDNIPPLLLRVGDALGARGLPRYRHIVLPAALPGYVAGLKQAWSFSWRSLMAAEIITTGPSLGGVGLGQLLNQGRDLSDMRQMLMVILVILAVGVLVDSLIFAPLDRHIRRSRGLESG